CCGTGCAGCCCCACAACCGCCAGCTTGGTGCTGGCGATAGCCCAGACGGGCGGCACGCAGTTGCTAAACCCCTGGGGCCCGTCCACCACAACATGGGCAACCCCTACCAGCGTCAAACAGCTGTTGCAGCACATCAACCAGTTCGTCTAGCGCTACAGTTTCAGCTGTCAGCGTTTCGCTGGACGGCAACCCGATTCAATTTTCAGAGACCCGAAAGCGCTGACGTAAACCGTTTCTGTATGTGCGTTTATGCATTGAACCGAACGCTGGCCCCGTAAATGTGGGCGTGATCAGCCGTTGAATATGCAAAACTTGGTTGCGGATGCAGCAGGGGGACCTCCAACTCTCACGCCGAAAGATGACCATGAGTGCTGATGGCTACCACATTTGCAATATGGCAGCCACACTTTCAGCTATAGCACCTCACCGGCTCGGCTTAACGGCCCCGATAGAGGTCCTTGAACACGTCAGCCGATTGATTCACATGACCCATGCCGTCTTTGGTCATCTTGTCAGATTTACCTTCTGCCATTTTCATCGTTTCGGCTTTCATGTGCTTGCCATCTTGATCGCCTTTCGTCATTTCCATGTTGGTTTTTTCGTCCATCTTTTGGGTATTTTGTGCATGCGCAAGGAAAGCTGAGGACATTGCAATAGAAGCGGCGAGGATCGAAATAGTGCTGCGAATTTTCATAATAATTTCCGGATTTCAAAGAGGTTTTTCAACAAAGCTGCGGGCTAATATCTGCACGATGGATCTATTAGCACCGCATGGGCAGCGCGTTATTACGTTGCTTAAAAATTGGTCGGAGTCTGCAGGTTGTTCTTACAAAAAATGTCATCTCCAAGTTTTCAACATAAAAATCATCGAAAGTAAACTGCATGTGCACTATCAAGCAATCAGGCCAGACCGACTCTTCGAAACCATCGCCTCGAAAGCCGTTTTCGGGACGCTTTGTTCACGGGACGACGGACGCGGTGTATATCCTCAAAACTCGAAGCGGTGTTTTTGACTATTGATGCAATGCGTTGACACGCTCCTGGATCCGAACCACACCAGCGTGTGCGCAAACCTCGTCGAGTGCTCCACCTGGAGCGCCTCCGACGCCTATAGCCGCGATCGTTTCGTCGTTGTGGCGTATGGCTATCAGCCTTGGGATCACTCGATGCGCCCTTACGGTTGGCGACAATCTCAGCCTCGTCGAGCTTGGCGACGTTGCCTGCCAAGTAGGTATGGGCTGCTAGGCAGTAGCCACAGCTGTTGATCTCTGCAACTGCCAATGCAACGCGTTCGCGTGTTTGGGCGCTGAGTTTCCCCTTAGACGCCGCGCTGTTGAAATCAATGTAGCCTTGTAACGCAGCCGGGCTGTTTGCAACGACGCGAAACAGGTTGGGTAATGTTGCCACCGAGCTCAGCGTATAGCGTTTGCCATTGGCGTCAGCTGCGGCGGCACCGTTATGCTTCCAGGGACACAAACTCGAATACACAGAGTGCTCAATGTGTGAAGAACCCCTTTCGCTTGACGATCAGTCCCTCGATGGCATGTGTAGTTACTGCAAATATAAGTTCGACAAGATGATGGCCGAATGACCGCTGATAGTTGCGGATTCAACCGGTCGATGCAACAGCATCCGCCTCTCAGTGCGACTATGCTATGTACCTGTCAAGCTGTATGGATGGCAAGGAAGCCCCTACCTGGAGCCTCATCACACGATCAAAGTTTCGGATGGGGGACTTGATCACCCCTGACACGTTGGCGCCATTTGCCCCACTGGCCACCGCGAGATTCACTACAGAATTGGCGGGCATGGTCGCAATGCCCAGTCCAGGATCTTTCTTCGATCGAATCAGAAAAATAAGCCCAACATTCATCCGCGTCTGCTCCTTCATCGGTGGTCCAATAACGGCCTTGAACTTCAATGGTGAGATAAGTGGTGCGAGAGAAACAGAAGAAGACATGGGTACGGCGGACATTGACTGCAGCAGTGATGTCAGTGGGCTTGGCAGCCCAGGCCGCCAGTGGTTTTGCGGAGTGTCCAGAGTTCTTTGCTCATGGGCAGCCACCTGCAGCACCGAAGCAACCTGCACAAAGAGAGCTTTGCTACGAAGCCTTCGCAGTCCTTCACAGCGGTGAAACCAAGACCCCGGTTTACGTCGCCCAGCGCCTGAGCCGGAAAAGCATCGAGGATGCCGACGAAAAGCGCACCAACAAGTTCTTTGCTGATGCCCGACTGCCACGCCGGGAGCGGGCGGAGCTGGAAGATTACAAGCGATCGGGCTACTCACGCGGGCACATGGCCCCTGCGGGAGATATGCCCACGGCGCAGGCGATGGCACAGAGCTTTTCCTTGGCCAATGTGGTGCCCCAGGCCAGACAGCACAACTCGGGCGCGTGGGCCAAGATCGAGCGAGACACTCGCAAGTACGCAGGACGGGCGCGAGGCGACGTGTATGTACTCACCGGGCCGGTGTTTGGCCCGAGCAGCGAAACCATCGGTGACAACCGGGTGCGGGTGCCCAAGTACCTGTTCAAGTTGGTCTATGACGCCGAGCGCAACCGCGCCTGGGCGCATTGGCAGGAGAACGGGGATGACACACAGGCATCCAGGCCAATCAGCTACGAGGAGCTGGTGAGGCGGACCGGTGTGGAGTTCTTGCCAGCGGTGGCCGGTGTGCGATGACCCGCTTTCGGCCAGCTTCGGTCAGCCGGGCGTATGCCACCAGTCTCAGCCAGGATGCGACTGACAGATGAGTGGTTTCGATCAAACAACTGGGCAATCTGTTGAAGGGATTCGCCCTTCTTCCAGCGTTCCCACATCAGAGCCTTCTGGCTCTCTGAATAGTAAATCCTTGTTCTGTACTTCATCTGCAACACTCCTACTGCTCACGCAGTATTTAATGTGTTGCACCGATCGGTTGAATCCAAGCTGCAGTCCTGTCGTTTGAATCCCAATCATCAGTGACCGCAAAGGGCGCGAAGCCGTCATCGGCGCCAATGGCATTGACTATCGATAATTGAACATTGCCGATAGCCAGCCAGCAAGGGCGCCACGTGACCGCTGTGCAAATCCCGAGGTTAGAAATCAACGCCGCGATGGATCCTAGACATCTGAATTTATGCTCCGCGTTTATTCCGGCCAAAACCTTACGGTCTATAAGTGTTGGCGTCCCGTCGAGTCCTGGGTGGCCTTTGGACACCGTCCAGCCACGAGCTATTAAAGCTATAGCTGTGCGTTGAGCCACCTACTTACGGTAAGTACTTATTGTCGGTAGTCACCTATTGAGTATTCCGGTCCAACGTGACCGGTGATTCCGGGATCGTGACCGACATTCCGGTGAACGTGACCGGAGGGATTCCGGCAACGTGACCGCTGATTCCGACGAACGTGACCGCTGGCAACGGTCACGACAGTCGGCACGGTGGTATACGCCGCCGGAACGGTGTTGCGCATAAACGAAACCTGGCGTGGCGTGTAGCTTCGATGCTTTTTGCAAAGAACTACATGCCCGCCTTAAGGATCAACATGCGCAAACTCAAAGACGCCCTGCGTCTCAAATTCGACGGTGGGCTTTCCCACCAACAAATCGCGGGTGCCCTGGGCATCTCCAAAGGTGTTGTCACCAAGTACGTGGGTCTGGCTGTCGCCGCTGGGCTCGATTGGGTGGCCATTGCCGCCATGGACGAAGCCGCGCTGGAGCGATGCCTGCTGGCATCGCCTCGCCCCAGCGACATCTATGCCCAAGCCGACTACGGGCGAATCCACCAGGAGCTGGG
The nucleotide sequence above comes from Polaromonas sp. JS666. Encoded proteins:
- a CDS encoding carboxymuconolactone decarboxylase family protein, with the translated sequence MYSSLCPWKHNGAAAADANGKRYTLSSVATLPNLFRVVANSPAALQGYIDFNSAASKGKLSAQTRERVALAVAEINSCGYCLAAHTYLAGNVAKLDEAEIVANRKGASSDPKADSHTPQRRNDRGYRRRRRSRWSTRRGLRTRWCGSDPGACQRIASIVKNTASSFEDIHRVRRPVNKASRKRLSRRWFRRVGLA
- a CDS encoding DNA/RNA non-specific endonuclease, which encodes MSVGLAAQAASGFAECPEFFAHGQPPAAPKQPAQRELCYEAFAVLHSGETKTPVYVAQRLSRKSIEDADEKRTNKFFADARLPRRERAELEDYKRSGYSRGHMAPAGDMPTAQAMAQSFSLANVVPQARQHNSGAWAKIERDTRKYAGRARGDVYVLTGPVFGPSSETIGDNRVRVPKYLFKLVYDAERNRAWAHWQENGDDTQASRPISYEELVRRTGVEFLPAVAGVR